In the genome of Leptospira licerasiae serovar Varillal str. VAR 010, one region contains:
- a CDS encoding phosphoglycerate kinase, which produces MQQLPRLENEDVKGKRVFLRVDFNVPLENGKVSDKTRIEKTLPTIELLVKKGARVIIASHLGRPKGKPDPQYSMEPVYEVFKSLVKAPVTFSKDVVGENVVKLSKELKDGEILVLENLRFHKEEEENAPAFSKSLATLADVYVNDAFGAAHRAHASTEGIAHLLPSFAGLLMYKEITELSSLLSRPAKPFVAIIGGSKVSSKISVIKNLIEKVDHILIGGGMAYTFLKSRAIPVGNSLVEKDFEVEAFQLIERAGVAGVDFQLPVDHVIADKFDANAKTKTVDKMGILDGWMGMDIGPKTIANYEKVIKNAATIVWNGPMGVFEFDKFAPGTMAIAKAVSKSKARTVVGGGDSIAAINKAKVEDKITHVSTGGGASLEFLEGKKLPGVVALLK; this is translated from the coding sequence ATGCAGCAATTACCCAGACTCGAAAACGAGGACGTCAAGGGGAAACGAGTTTTTCTGAGGGTCGATTTTAACGTCCCTCTGGAGAACGGTAAAGTTTCCGACAAGACTAGAATTGAAAAGACACTTCCTACCATTGAACTTTTGGTAAAAAAAGGCGCTAGGGTGATCATTGCAAGTCACCTTGGCCGCCCTAAAGGGAAACCGGATCCTCAATACTCAATGGAACCGGTTTACGAAGTTTTTAAAAGTTTAGTTAAAGCTCCTGTAACATTCTCGAAAGATGTAGTCGGAGAGAATGTCGTAAAACTTTCCAAAGAACTGAAAGACGGAGAGATCCTTGTTCTGGAAAATTTACGTTTTCATAAAGAAGAAGAAGAGAATGCTCCTGCTTTTTCCAAAAGCCTGGCCACTCTTGCCGATGTTTATGTAAACGACGCATTCGGTGCGGCTCATAGAGCCCATGCCTCTACGGAAGGAATTGCACATCTCCTGCCTTCTTTTGCAGGTTTGTTGATGTACAAAGAGATCACAGAACTTTCTTCTCTTCTTTCCCGTCCTGCAAAACCTTTCGTGGCTATCATCGGAGGTTCCAAGGTTTCTTCTAAGATCAGCGTAATCAAAAACCTAATCGAAAAAGTGGATCATATTTTGATCGGTGGGGGAATGGCTTATACATTCCTGAAATCCAGAGCGATCCCTGTCGGAAATTCCCTAGTGGAAAAAGATTTCGAAGTGGAAGCTTTTCAACTGATCGAAAGAGCTGGAGTCGCAGGTGTGGATTTCCAACTTCCTGTGGATCATGTGATCGCTGATAAATTTGATGCGAATGCTAAGACCAAAACCGTGGACAAAATGGGAATTTTGGACGGTTGGATGGGAATGGATATCGGTCCTAAGACGATCGCAAATTACGAAAAAGTAATTAAGAATGCGGCAACTATCGTTTGGAACGGGCCAATGGGAGTTTTCGAGTTCGATAAATTCGCACCTGGAACTATGGCGATCGCTAAAGCTGTCTCTAAGTCCAAGGCCAGAACGGTCGTAGGCGGAGGAGATTCCATCGCAGCGATCAATAAGGCTAAAGTGGAAGACAAGATCACTCACGTTTCTACCGGAGGAGGAGCCTCCTTGGAATTTTTAGAAGGTAAAAAACTCCCCGGAGTTGTGGCTCTTCTAAAATAA